One stretch of Streptomyces peucetius DNA includes these proteins:
- a CDS encoding GcvT family protein, translated as MAAQPKVVIIGAGIVGCALSDELTARGWTDVTVLEQGPLFTTGGSTSHAPGLVFQTNGSKTMTEFARYTVEKYSTLTLDGQWCFRQVGGLEVATRPERLAEIQRRHGWLSSWGVDSRLLTPEESAELHPLLDAEQILGGFHIPSDGLANAVRAGEAQARRAMSRGARFLGHHTVTGIETSGDQVSAVVTDEGTSPADIVVSCAGFWGPKIGRMVGQDVPLVPLAHQYARTTALPVLAGRNDERTEASLPILRNQDAGLYYRELVDRIGIGSYAHRPMPVRLEDVPHPRDAVVMPSSLEFTEADFEGAWDDSVALLPPLADAKVEEGFNGIFSFTSDGMPLMGESPTVQGFWLAKAVWVTHSAGVAKAMAEWLVDGRPGTDVHECAYNRFEEVQLAPSYVHERSCQNFDEVYDILHPLQPVQAPRPLRISPFHSRQEALGAVFLEGGGWERAHWYEANANLPEAARIPHRNDWASRYWSPIAGAEALVTRERVALYDMTPLKRLEVTGPEALAFLQVLTTNQLDKPVGSVTYTLLLDDAGGIRSDLTIARLDTERFQIGANGNLDLDWLRRHLPGDGSVQVRDITAGTCCLGVWGPRARDLVQPLTETDFSHQGFGYFKAKQAHLGDVPVTAMRLSYVGELGWELYTTADLGAKLWDTLWEAGQELGIITAGRSAFNSLRLEKRYRSWGHDMTTEHNPYEAGLGFAVRRKKPHFTGRPALEGVSEETVGRRLTALVMQDQQAVVMGHEPVYADGRPVGYVTSAAYGYTIDYAWLPAQHTAPGTPVEIEYFGTRVAAVTAAEPLFDPEMSRIRR; from the coding sequence ATGGCGGCACAGCCGAAGGTGGTCATCATCGGTGCAGGCATCGTCGGGTGCGCACTCAGCGACGAACTCACCGCACGCGGCTGGACGGACGTCACCGTCCTGGAGCAGGGCCCGCTCTTCACCACGGGCGGCTCCACCTCGCACGCCCCCGGTCTGGTCTTCCAGACCAACGGGTCCAAGACGATGACCGAATTCGCCCGCTACACGGTCGAGAAGTACAGCACGCTGACCCTGGACGGGCAGTGGTGCTTCCGGCAGGTCGGCGGGCTGGAGGTGGCCACCCGCCCCGAGCGGCTGGCGGAGATTCAGCGCCGGCACGGGTGGCTGAGCTCCTGGGGCGTCGACAGCCGCCTGCTGACACCCGAGGAGTCCGCCGAGCTGCACCCCCTGCTGGACGCCGAGCAGATCCTCGGCGGATTCCACATCCCGAGCGACGGCCTGGCCAATGCCGTGCGGGCGGGCGAGGCGCAGGCCCGCCGGGCGATGTCCCGCGGCGCTCGGTTCCTCGGCCACCACACGGTGACCGGGATCGAGACGAGCGGGGACCAGGTCAGCGCGGTGGTCACGGACGAGGGGACCTCCCCGGCGGACATCGTGGTCTCCTGCGCCGGCTTCTGGGGCCCGAAGATCGGACGCATGGTCGGGCAGGACGTGCCGCTGGTGCCACTGGCCCACCAGTACGCCAGGACCACCGCACTGCCCGTGCTCGCCGGGCGCAACGACGAGCGTACCGAGGCGTCCCTGCCCATCCTGCGCAACCAGGACGCCGGCCTGTACTACCGCGAGCTCGTCGACCGGATCGGCATCGGCTCCTACGCCCACCGGCCGATGCCCGTCCGCCTGGAGGACGTCCCGCACCCACGTGACGCCGTCGTGATGCCGTCCTCGCTGGAGTTCACCGAGGCCGACTTCGAGGGCGCCTGGGACGACTCGGTCGCCCTGCTCCCGCCCCTGGCCGACGCGAAGGTCGAGGAGGGCTTCAACGGCATCTTCTCCTTCACCTCCGACGGCATGCCGCTGATGGGCGAGTCACCGACCGTGCAGGGCTTCTGGCTGGCAAAGGCCGTGTGGGTCACCCACTCCGCCGGCGTGGCCAAGGCGATGGCCGAGTGGCTGGTCGACGGCCGGCCCGGCACCGATGTCCACGAGTGCGCCTACAACCGCTTCGAGGAGGTGCAGCTGGCCCCCTCCTACGTGCACGAGCGCAGCTGCCAGAACTTCGACGAGGTGTACGACATCCTCCACCCGCTGCAGCCGGTTCAGGCCCCGCGCCCCCTGCGGATCAGTCCCTTCCACTCCCGCCAGGAGGCACTCGGCGCAGTCTTCCTGGAAGGCGGCGGCTGGGAACGGGCCCACTGGTACGAGGCCAACGCCAACCTGCCAGAAGCGGCCCGGATCCCCCACCGCAACGACTGGGCGTCCCGCTACTGGTCGCCGATCGCCGGTGCCGAGGCCCTCGTCACCCGCGAGCGTGTGGCCCTGTACGACATGACGCCGCTGAAGCGGCTCGAGGTCACGGGCCCCGAAGCGCTCGCCTTCCTCCAGGTGCTGACGACCAATCAACTCGACAAACCGGTCGGCTCGGTCACCTACACCCTGCTGCTCGACGACGCCGGCGGCATCCGCAGCGACTTGACCATCGCCCGCCTGGACACCGAGCGCTTCCAGATCGGCGCCAACGGCAACCTCGATCTGGACTGGCTGCGCCGCCATCTGCCTGGCGACGGCTCCGTGCAGGTGCGCGACATCACCGCCGGCACCTGCTGCCTGGGCGTGTGGGGCCCGCGCGCCCGCGACCTGGTGCAACCGCTGACCGAAACCGACTTCTCGCACCAGGGCTTCGGCTACTTCAAGGCCAAGCAGGCCCATCTCGGCGACGTCCCGGTCACCGCGATGCGACTCAGCTACGTGGGCGAGCTCGGCTGGGAGCTTTACACCACGGCCGATCTCGGAGCCAAGCTGTGGGACACCCTGTGGGAGGCCGGACAGGAGCTGGGGATCATCACTGCCGGCCGCAGCGCCTTCAACAGCTTGCGCCTGGAGAAGCGCTACCGCTCCTGGGGCCATGACATGACCACCGAGCACAACCCCTACGAGGCCGGTCTCGGCTTCGCCGTCCGCCGCAAGAAGCCGCACTTCACCGGACGGCCCGCGCTGGAGGGAGTCAGCGAGGAGACTGTCGGCCGCCGACTCACCGCCCTGGTGATGCAGGACCAGCAGGCCGTGGTGATGGGTCACGAGCCGGTCTACGCGGACGGCCGGCCGGTCGGATACGTGACCAGCGCTGCGTACGGCTACACGATCGACTACGCCTGGCTGCCCGCCCAGCACACCGCCCCTGGAACGCCGGTGGAGATCGAGTACTTCGGCACCAGAGTCGCGGCTGTCACGGCCGCCGAGCCCCTGTTCGACCCCGAGATGTCACGCATCCGGCGCTGA